From the Flexistipes sp. genome, one window contains:
- a CDS encoding Lon protease family protein: MPVKRLTYESLYNRCDPESFNFKTTEDLATIKDFIGQERAKRSLETGTGIKHRGYNIFVMGRAGTGRHVLTKEYLESITRKDGKPYDWCYVNNFKNSHKPYAIKLDPGRAYNFKKHMDDLVNACKRTLNEAFESNEYMNQRRAITEQFNKKNEELYRQLESQARSKNIAMVQTPQGIVFVPMNKNGKNMSQEEFQQLDDATKEDFSKKIVYLQEELQALMRKTGQMRKEMDEQINALNKDTARNVIDPLLKQLKSYYSNNSKIQKYLDEVEEDIVENFQDFIYKDYNQQEDKQNPFSAYFKPSFKRYSVNVLVCHENSAELPIIYEQNPTYQNLVGRIEHTSQMGTLMTDFTLIKPGSLHSANGGYLILDVRKLLMQPYAWEGLKRVIRSESIKTESIQELLSLTSTVTLEPEEIPLKLKVVLIGERIFYYLLSQYDPDFLELFKVVADFEEEIIRTDENMELYSKLIASIVSNCELKPLNRYAVAKVIDASSRKSGDTKKLSIHMQSISDLLKEADHFADIEGRNVIEAQDIKKALEEQEFRGGRIKERLYESIKREIKLISTEGEKTGQLNALTVMQLGQLAFGSPAKITATVRIGEGKVIDIEREVKFGGPIHSKGVLILSGFLGDNFGKKIKLGLTASIVFEQSYGGVDGDSASLAELCAILSAISEKPIKQNIALTGSVNQKGEVQAIGGVNEKIEGFFKVCKEKGLTGKQGVIIPKSNIDHLLLNDEVLKAVKEGNFSIYAVENVSEALKLLTGYPLGERNTKGNFKRGSLGYYIEKKIREYNEAGKTKRTKQEPGKK; this comes from the coding sequence ATGCCGGTCAAACGTTTAACATATGAATCACTGTACAACAGATGTGACCCGGAATCCTTTAATTTTAAGACAACAGAGGACTTGGCTACAATAAAAGATTTCATAGGGCAGGAGCGTGCTAAGCGCTCTCTTGAAACCGGAACAGGAATTAAGCACAGAGGATATAATATTTTTGTAATGGGTCGTGCAGGAACCGGCAGACACGTTTTAACAAAAGAATACCTGGAATCCATCACGAGAAAGGACGGTAAGCCTTACGACTGGTGTTATGTAAATAATTTTAAAAATTCCCACAAACCGTATGCGATAAAACTTGACCCTGGAAGAGCATACAACTTCAAGAAACATATGGATGATCTTGTAAATGCCTGCAAAAGAACATTAAACGAAGCTTTTGAAAGCAACGAATACATGAACCAGCGCCGGGCTATCACTGAACAGTTCAATAAAAAGAATGAAGAATTGTACCGCCAGTTAGAATCACAGGCCCGCTCAAAAAATATTGCTATGGTTCAAACACCCCAGGGTATTGTGTTCGTTCCGATGAATAAAAACGGGAAGAATATGAGCCAGGAAGAATTCCAGCAGCTTGATGATGCAACAAAAGAGGATTTTTCCAAAAAGATTGTATATCTCCAGGAAGAACTTCAGGCACTTATGCGAAAAACAGGACAGATGAGAAAAGAGATGGATGAGCAGATAAACGCTCTCAACAAAGATACCGCCAGAAATGTAATAGATCCTCTTTTAAAGCAGCTGAAAAGCTATTACTCCAATAATTCGAAAATACAAAAATACCTTGATGAAGTTGAAGAGGATATTGTGGAAAATTTCCAGGATTTTATTTATAAAGACTACAACCAGCAGGAAGATAAGCAAAACCCATTTTCTGCATATTTTAAGCCGAGCTTCAAACGTTATTCCGTAAACGTTCTTGTGTGCCATGAAAATAGCGCAGAACTGCCTATCATTTATGAACAAAATCCCACATATCAGAACCTTGTAGGACGGATTGAGCACACGTCCCAAATGGGGACACTGATGACTGACTTTACACTGATAAAACCGGGCTCCCTTCATTCCGCTAACGGTGGCTACCTAATACTGGATGTCAGAAAGCTACTGATGCAGCCTTATGCATGGGAAGGACTCAAAAGAGTTATTCGCTCTGAATCGATAAAAACTGAAAGTATACAGGAGTTATTAAGCCTGACCAGCACAGTTACACTAGAACCGGAAGAAATTCCGCTTAAACTGAAAGTTGTTTTAATCGGTGAAAGGATTTTTTATTACCTCTTGAGTCAGTATGACCCCGATTTTCTTGAACTGTTTAAAGTTGTAGCAGACTTTGAAGAAGAAATCATAAGAACTGATGAAAACATGGAGCTTTATTCGAAACTCATAGCTTCGATAGTTTCAAACTGCGAACTAAAACCTCTAAACAGATACGCCGTTGCCAAAGTAATCGATGCAAGTTCAAGAAAAAGCGGGGATACGAAAAAGCTCAGCATACATATGCAGAGTATCTCCGATTTACTCAAAGAAGCTGATCATTTCGCTGATATAGAAGGACGAAATGTTATAGAAGCACAGGATATAAAAAAGGCACTTGAAGAGCAGGAGTTCAGAGGCGGAAGAATAAAGGAAAGGTTATACGAATCCATTAAAAGAGAAATTAAACTGATAAGCACAGAAGGTGAAAAAACAGGTCAGCTAAACGCTCTTACCGTTATGCAGCTGGGTCAGCTTGCATTCGGCAGCCCTGCTAAAATTACGGCTACGGTAAGAATTGGAGAGGGCAAGGTAATAGATATTGAAAGGGAAGTAAAATTCGGAGGCCCCATACACTCAAAGGGGGTACTGATACTTTCCGGTTTTCTCGGGGATAATTTCGGGAAAAAAATAAAGCTCGGTCTGACGGCAAGTATTGTATTTGAACAGTCATACGGAGGAGTGGATGGCGACAGTGCTTCTCTTGCTGAATTGTGTGCCATACTCTCTGCCATATCAGAGAAACCGATAAAGCAGAACATTGCACTAACCGGCTCAGTAAACCAAAAAGGAGAAGTCCAGGCAATCGGCGGAGTAAACGAAAAAATAGAAGGGTTCTTTAAGGTTTGTAAAGAGAAAGGGCTGACAGGAAAACAGGGTGTAATAATACCAAAATCCAACATAGACCACCTACTGCTTAACGACGAGGTTCTTAAAGCGGTGAAAGAGGGTAATTTCAGTATATATGCAGTGGAGAATGTCAGTGAAGCTCTAAAGCTCCTCACGGGCTATCCCCTGGGAGAGCGCAACACCAAAGGCAATTTCAAACGCGGCAGTCTCGGATACTATATAGAAAAAAAGATCAGAGAATATAACGAGGCAGGTAAGACCAAAAGAACGAAACAAGAACCAGGTAAGAAATAA
- the hslV gene encoding ATP-dependent protease subunit HslV → MKMFDGTTVLAVYKDGNIAIGADGQVTFGHTVLKHNAVKIRKLFNKKVLCGFAGSTADAFTLMERFETKLEEYSGQLLRAAVELAKNWRTDKYLRNLEAMMIVADKDNLFLITGNGDVVDPAKNLAAIGSGGAYAQAAATALIENTDYDAGTIVRKSLEIAADICIYTNHNISIESL, encoded by the coding sequence ATGAAAATGTTTGACGGAACAACAGTTTTAGCCGTTTATAAAGACGGTAATATCGCCATAGGTGCTGACGGACAGGTTACGTTCGGACATACGGTATTAAAACACAATGCTGTAAAAATCAGAAAACTCTTTAACAAAAAGGTTCTATGTGGTTTTGCAGGATCAACTGCTGATGCCTTTACTCTTATGGAACGTTTTGAAACGAAACTTGAAGAGTACAGCGGTCAGCTCCTCAGAGCCGCAGTCGAGCTTGCGAAAAACTGGCGGACGGATAAATACCTGAGAAACCTGGAAGCGATGATGATTGTTGCTGATAAAGACAATCTTTTTTTAATTACGGGTAACGGCGATGTTGTGGATCCGGCAAAGAACCTGGCTGCAATAGGTTCCGGAGGAGCTTATGCTCAGGCGGCTGCAACCGCTTTAATTGAAAATACCGATTACGATGCAGGCACAATTGTCAGGAAATCTCTTGAGATAGCTGCTGACATATGTATCTATACGAATCACAATATCAGTATTGAAAGTTTGTAA
- the hslU gene encoding ATP-dependent protease ATPase subunit HslU, producing the protein MENITPREIVDILNKYIVGQANAKKAVSIALRNRWRRLQLSKNLQDEIAPKNIIMIGPTGVGKTEIARRLAKLTKSPFIKVEASKFTEVGYVGRDVESMIRDLVEIAISMVKAEKREYVLDKAEINTEDRLLDLLLPKPKGYADTEDDSETREKFRKLLRDGKLDERSVEIEVDEAGPQVEVLTNTGMEDLGMNLQDMFKNMFPSKKKRRKVKIKEARNIILQQEVNRLIDMDEVKSDALKRVEQSGIIFLDEIDKVSSGASGYKGGDVSREGVQRDLLPIIEGSTVMTKYGMVKTDHILFIAAGAFHISKPSDLVPELQGRFPIRVELDSLSKSDFVKILKEPENALTKQYQALMGADNVEVVFCDDGIERLAEIATEVNKTNENIGARRLHTILERLLEDISFEAPDVKDSKIEINAEYVDSKLEDVVRDQDLSKYIL; encoded by the coding sequence GTGGAAAATATTACACCGAGGGAAATTGTTGACATTTTGAATAAATATATTGTGGGGCAGGCCAATGCCAAAAAGGCCGTTTCCATTGCCCTGAGGAACAGGTGGAGACGTCTTCAGCTGTCAAAAAATCTGCAGGATGAAATTGCCCCCAAAAATATTATTATGATAGGCCCCACAGGGGTAGGTAAGACTGAAATTGCAAGACGTTTGGCAAAACTTACCAAGTCGCCATTTATTAAAGTAGAGGCCAGTAAATTTACCGAAGTGGGTTATGTGGGAAGAGATGTAGAGTCTATGATCAGAGATCTTGTGGAGATTGCTATCAGTATGGTTAAGGCTGAGAAAAGGGAATATGTGCTTGATAAAGCAGAAATTAATACCGAAGACAGGCTGCTGGATTTATTGCTGCCCAAACCGAAAGGCTATGCAGACACTGAAGACGACTCTGAAACTCGTGAAAAGTTTCGTAAGCTGCTGAGGGACGGAAAACTTGATGAGAGAAGTGTGGAAATTGAAGTGGATGAAGCAGGCCCACAAGTGGAGGTTCTGACCAACACCGGAATGGAAGATTTGGGGATGAATCTGCAGGATATGTTTAAAAATATGTTTCCTTCAAAGAAAAAAAGAAGAAAGGTTAAGATAAAAGAAGCAAGGAATATAATCCTGCAGCAGGAAGTTAATCGTCTTATCGATATGGATGAGGTGAAAAGTGATGCCTTAAAACGGGTGGAGCAGTCCGGCATTATATTTCTCGATGAGATTGACAAAGTTTCCTCCGGAGCTTCAGGGTATAAAGGAGGCGATGTTTCCCGCGAAGGCGTCCAGAGGGATCTTTTGCCGATAATAGAAGGTTCCACAGTAATGACGAAATATGGTATGGTGAAAACGGATCACATACTTTTTATAGCTGCCGGTGCTTTCCATATTTCAAAACCTTCGGATCTGGTGCCCGAATTGCAGGGGAGATTTCCTATTCGAGTTGAGCTGGATTCACTGTCAAAATCTGATTTTGTAAAAATACTCAAAGAGCCTGAAAATGCTCTTACAAAACAGTACCAAGCCCTGATGGGGGCAGATAATGTGGAAGTGGTATTTTGTGATGACGGTATAGAAAGGCTTGCGGAAATCGCCACGGAGGTTAACAAGACAAATGAAAATATAGGGGCGAGAAGACTTCATACGATACTGGAAAGACTGCTTGAAGATATTTCTTTTGAAGCCCCGGATGTTAAAGACAGCAAAATTGAGATCAATGCTGAGTACGTTGACTCCAAGCTGGAAGATGTTGTCCGTGACCAGGATCTTAGTAAATATATCTTATAA
- a CDS encoding HEAT repeat domain-containing protein, which produces MSYRVIRENGIVKIMMSETLSVNDIEKMKNELEIFEETTLVKLDLRNCSYIQSNVVSKIIDLKKELSRKNASLILTNVHEAVMQLMEISNLINFIDIEKDFSSYSVDELTDFFLDPENCDAASDYIAENYNDSLKQKMTELLYNTDPILKEYAILTVGKAFDRSLLTTIRENLDDDVGNVNKAAILALGWLHDEASKDKIYSFLKSPFIDVAEAAAATIALLSDENDAARLKEYLTDPDDRLKRITIRALSLINDDNSYIYLKDMLTNGTNEFIKTTIVKAISLYSYPETADILLGLLRDASLKVREEAAHALIRIKAKDKIGEILSIIQKENGWFAYYATKAVGGLCDNESCTNFLVNAYENASENVKIAIIQAVGNIGVDCSDFLFDLLGNEDADIRREALVSLSKLNKNRAVPAAKEVLLNDESPEVRLKAVEILTEEKPSGYRRFLEKICEKETSEKIKEKILNAIEKL; this is translated from the coding sequence ATGTCATACAGAGTTATCAGAGAAAACGGTATTGTAAAAATTATGATGTCTGAAACCCTTTCAGTAAATGATATTGAAAAAATGAAGAATGAGTTGGAGATTTTCGAAGAAACAACCCTTGTAAAGCTTGATTTAAGAAACTGCTCGTACATACAGAGTAATGTTGTCTCAAAAATCATTGATCTAAAAAAAGAACTCAGCAGAAAAAATGCCAGCCTCATACTGACAAACGTTCATGAAGCTGTAATGCAGCTAATGGAAATAAGTAATTTAATAAATTTTATCGATATCGAAAAAGATTTTTCTTCCTACTCAGTTGATGAACTAACTGATTTTTTTCTGGATCCCGAAAACTGTGACGCAGCCTCTGATTACATAGCTGAAAATTACAATGACAGCCTTAAGCAAAAGATGACAGAGCTTTTGTATAACACTGATCCAATCCTCAAAGAGTATGCCATATTAACCGTAGGGAAAGCTTTTGACAGAAGTCTGCTAACAACAATACGAGAAAATCTCGACGATGATGTCGGCAATGTAAACAAAGCTGCAATTTTGGCTCTCGGCTGGCTGCATGATGAGGCATCGAAGGATAAAATATACTCATTTCTGAAGAGCCCTTTTATAGATGTGGCAGAGGCTGCTGCAGCGACTATAGCTTTGCTAAGTGATGAAAATGATGCTGCGCGCCTTAAAGAATACCTGACAGACCCGGATGACCGGCTAAAGCGAATCACCATTAGGGCATTAAGTCTTATCAATGATGATAACAGCTATATATATCTCAAAGACATGCTGACAAACGGAACCAACGAATTCATCAAAACAACCATTGTTAAAGCCATCTCCTTATACAGCTATCCGGAAACAGCTGACATTCTATTAGGACTGTTAAGGGATGCGTCTTTAAAGGTCAGAGAAGAAGCAGCCCATGCTCTTATCAGAATCAAAGCCAAGGATAAAATTGGTGAAATCCTGTCAATAATACAAAAAGAAAACGGATGGTTTGCTTATTATGCAACCAAAGCTGTAGGCGGCCTCTGTGACAATGAATCATGCACCAATTTTCTCGTTAATGCTTACGAAAATGCATCGGAAAATGTCAAAATAGCAATAATTCAGGCTGTGGGTAATATTGGTGTGGACTGTTCCGATTTTCTCTTTGATCTTCTTGGAAATGAAGATGCGGATATCCGCAGAGAAGCTTTGGTGTCACTCTCCAAGCTTAACAAAAACAGAGCTGTTCCCGCTGCTAAAGAAGTGCTGTTAAATGACGAAAGCCCTGAAGTCCGGCTGAAAGCTGTCGAGATACTGACTGAGGAGAAACCTTCCGGTTACAGAAGGTTTCTGGAAAAAATATGTGAGAAGGAAACAAGCGAAAAAATTAAAGAAAAAATCCTGAACGCTATAGAAAAACTGTAA
- a CDS encoding STAS domain-containing protein, which produces MNHNTVYPDEKLNKDSSSELKEKIMYSIEKNKVTFISFKNVIYLDKEGLNTLIGLLEYSKKRKRELWLCEIKPEIMEIMTFTNLSNLFKMYNTSKSSE; this is translated from the coding sequence ATGAATCATAATACAGTTTATCCGGACGAAAAGCTGAATAAAGACAGTTCATCAGAATTGAAAGAAAAAATAATGTATTCAATAGAGAAAAACAAAGTCACCTTTATTTCTTTCAAAAATGTCATTTACCTTGACAAGGAAGGCCTGAACACCCTTATTGGATTGCTGGAGTACAGTAAAAAGCGAAAAAGGGAACTTTGGCTGTGCGAAATAAAACCTGAAATAATGGAAATAATGACTTTTACAAACCTCAGCAATCTTTTTAAAATGTATAACACCAGCAAGTCTTCGGAGTAA
- a CDS encoding DJ-1/PfpI family protein — protein sequence MAAKKILMLVGDFVEDYEAMSPFQILITAGHEVDTVCPGKKEGDVVKTAIHDFEGDQTYTEKRGHNFMITSDFENIKADNYDALVVPGGRAPEYLRLNEDVLKLVREFNSADKPIASICHGQQILSAAGILEGKSCTAYPAVKPEVEKSGGKWVAANETFSNAVVDGKLVTAPAWPAHPEWMRKFLEVLGTTIDT from the coding sequence ATGGCTGCAAAGAAAATTTTGATGTTGGTTGGTGATTTTGTCGAGGATTATGAAGCTATGTCACCATTTCAGATTCTGATTACAGCAGGTCACGAAGTGGATACCGTATGTCCGGGAAAGAAAGAGGGTGATGTTGTAAAAACGGCAATTCACGATTTTGAAGGAGATCAGACGTATACGGAAAAGAGAGGTCATAATTTTATGATTACCTCAGATTTTGAGAATATAAAAGCGGATAATTATGACGCTTTGGTTGTCCCCGGCGGCAGAGCTCCGGAGTATCTGCGGCTAAACGAGGATGTGCTGAAACTTGTAAGAGAGTTTAACTCGGCGGATAAACCTATCGCGTCCATCTGCCACGGTCAGCAGATATTATCAGCTGCGGGTATTCTTGAAGGTAAAAGCTGTACAGCTTATCCTGCCGTAAAACCGGAAGTTGAAAAAAGCGGCGGAAAATGGGTGGCTGCCAATGAGACTTTCTCCAACGCGGTAGTGGATGGAAAACTTGTCACAGCTCCTGCATGGCCTGCACATCCTGAATGGATGAGAAAATTTCTGGAGGTTTTGGGTACAACTATTGATACCTGA
- a CDS encoding sulfite exporter TauE/SafE family protein yields MLEIVLFLIGIISGFVNILAGGGSFLTIPILIFMGLPPTVANGTNRLGIFLQSLIGAVKFKQYGVFPAKFALIVSIPAIAGSIIGSYLATIISDEAFKNYLVFFMVAITLITLFNPVGKLKQKDISLSRGKWVFSIIAFFFVGIYGGFIQAGVGFLILAAIIVTGYDLVSGNAVKTFVILIFTIFALAIFFIQGKVNLYLGLILSIGNVIGALAGTKVTVLKGNNFIRWFVVICVLIFAIKLIFF; encoded by the coding sequence ATGCTTGAAATAGTGCTATTTTTAATAGGAATAATTTCCGGTTTTGTAAATATATTGGCCGGAGGCGGCTCATTTCTCACTATTCCCATACTGATATTTATGGGACTTCCTCCCACTGTTGCCAACGGGACCAACAGACTGGGCATCTTTTTGCAGAGCCTTATAGGGGCTGTCAAGTTTAAGCAGTACGGCGTTTTTCCAGCAAAATTCGCACTTATTGTTTCAATCCCGGCAATAGCTGGAAGCATAATAGGCAGCTATCTGGCCACAATTATAAGTGATGAAGCATTCAAAAACTATCTGGTTTTTTTTATGGTGGCCATTACACTCATCACCCTATTTAATCCTGTGGGAAAATTGAAACAAAAGGATATTTCGCTATCCCGAGGCAAATGGGTATTCAGCATAATCGCTTTTTTCTTTGTAGGTATTTACGGGGGATTTATACAGGCGGGTGTCGGATTTCTTATTTTAGCCGCAATAATCGTTACCGGTTACGATCTTGTATCAGGTAATGCCGTAAAGACATTCGTTATATTGATTTTTACCATCTTTGCCCTTGCCATATTTTTTATCCAGGGCAAAGTTAATCTCTATTTAGGACTGATTTTAAGCATCGGCAACGTTATAGGTGCGTTAGCCGGTACAAAGGTAACAGTATTAAAAGGAAACAATTTTATCAGATGGTTTGTCGTAATCTGTGTTTTAATTTTTGCAATAAAACTGATTTTTTTCTGA
- the msrB gene encoding peptide-methionine (R)-S-oxide reductase MsrB, which yields MIFIPLSEFIQAKFSLVSEEGGNCYEKATFAGGCFWCMEALFKQVDGVKNVISGYTGGKTENPTYEEVCTGKTGHFEAVQIVYNPSEISYEKLLEIFWKNIDPTDPAGQFADKGSQYKTAVFYHSENQKEAAIKYREILDESEKFSNPVVTEILPASVFCKAEEYHQDYFRKKVNQYKFYRAASGRDEFLNRLWRGKENIFDERHKNYSKPTDSELRKKLTRTQYAVTQKNATEKPFENEYWNNKEEGIYVDVVSGEPLFSSTDKFNSGTGWPSFTRPISGEFIVTKEDKSFLMKRTEVRSRYADSHLGHLFQDGPEPTGLRYCINSASLKFVPKSRMQEEGYDKYLYLFENNRKSI from the coding sequence ATGATATTTATACCACTTTCTGAATTTATACAGGCAAAATTTTCGTTAGTTTCGGAAGAAGGAGGCAATTGTTACGAAAAAGCGACTTTTGCCGGCGGGTGCTTTTGGTGCATGGAGGCGCTTTTCAAACAGGTTGATGGAGTAAAAAATGTTATCTCCGGTTATACCGGAGGAAAGACTGAAAATCCAACATATGAAGAGGTCTGTACTGGAAAAACCGGTCATTTTGAAGCTGTGCAGATTGTCTATAACCCTTCGGAAATTTCCTATGAAAAACTTCTCGAAATTTTCTGGAAAAATATAGACCCCACAGATCCTGCAGGCCAGTTTGCTGATAAGGGCAGTCAGTATAAAACTGCAGTTTTTTACCATAGTGAGAATCAAAAAGAAGCAGCTATAAAATACAGAGAAATTCTGGATGAAAGCGAAAAGTTCAGCAACCCTGTTGTTACAGAGATTCTCCCTGCATCAGTATTTTGCAAAGCAGAGGAATACCACCAGGATTATTTCAGAAAAAAAGTTAATCAATATAAATTTTACAGGGCGGCCTCAGGCAGGGATGAATTTTTAAACAGACTATGGCGTGGTAAAGAAAACATCTTTGACGAAAGACATAAAAATTACAGTAAACCTACAGATAGTGAACTTAGAAAGAAATTGACCAGAACTCAGTATGCTGTTACCCAGAAGAATGCTACAGAAAAGCCTTTTGAAAATGAGTACTGGAACAATAAAGAAGAGGGTATTTATGTTGATGTTGTGTCAGGTGAGCCGCTTTTCAGCTCCACAGATAAGTTTAATTCGGGAACAGGCTGGCCGAGTTTTACACGACCTATTTCCGGTGAATTTATTGTGACAAAGGAAGATAAAAGCTTTCTGATGAAAAGAACAGAGGTTAGAAGCAGATATGCAGATTCACACCTGGGTCATCTGTTCCAAGACGGGCCGGAGCCAACGGGTCTGAGGTATTGTATCAATTCCGCATCATTAAAATTTGTACCGAAATCACGGATGCAGGAAGAAGGGTACGATAAATACTTGTATCTTTTTGAAAATAATAGAAAATCAATTTAA
- a CDS encoding pyridoxamine 5'-phosphate oxidase family protein, giving the protein MKLEQYFENGKGMGVLATADRSGQVNTALYARPHIENGNAVFVMRERKTYANINENASANYLYVSDDDKFDGIRMYMTFLEDSADPADVDKYRRRNSPVEKTLNEERLHLVTFKIDKILSLIGDREIEF; this is encoded by the coding sequence ATGAAACTGGAACAATATTTTGAAAATGGTAAAGGAATGGGAGTTCTGGCTACTGCAGACAGATCAGGACAAGTTAACACAGCTTTGTATGCAAGACCTCATATAGAAAATGGCAATGCTGTCTTTGTTATGAGGGAAAGGAAAACATACGCGAATATCAATGAGAATGCCAGTGCGAACTATTTGTATGTTTCAGATGATGATAAGTTTGACGGAATCAGGATGTACATGACATTTTTGGAAGATAGTGCAGATCCTGCCGATGTGGATAAATACAGGCGGAGAAATTCGCCAGTGGAAAAAACTCTTAATGAAGAGAGACTTCATCTTGTGACATTTAAGATTGATAAAATATTATCACTTATCGGAGATCGTGAAATTGAATTTTGA
- the amrA gene encoding AmmeMemoRadiSam system protein A, producing the protein MSFKLSEKARKFLVRTAREAITSEFNKNKLIINKQDIPGELDFNSGCFVTLHKNGKLRGCIGNFREDKNIVENVAEMAVQSAFKDMRFPPLAENELSHVEIEISVLSPMVPVSRFDEIKIGRDGLYISKGIFSGVLLPQVASEYGWNVEEFLKNTCRKAGLPVDAYKAADTKVYRFEALVFSEQDLKE; encoded by the coding sequence ATGAGTTTTAAATTATCCGAAAAAGCCCGTAAGTTTTTAGTAAGAACGGCTCGGGAGGCAATCACCTCTGAATTTAATAAAAATAAGTTAATAATTAATAAACAGGATATTCCCGGGGAACTTGATTTTAACAGCGGTTGTTTTGTTACCCTTCACAAGAACGGAAAACTCCGGGGGTGCATCGGCAATTTCAGAGAAGACAAAAATATTGTGGAAAATGTGGCGGAAATGGCTGTTCAGTCAGCTTTTAAAGATATGCGTTTCCCCCCTCTCGCTGAAAATGAGCTTTCCCATGTTGAAATCGAAATCTCCGTTTTAAGCCCTATGGTTCCTGTAAGCCGTTTTGATGAAATAAAAATCGGGCGGGATGGACTGTATATTTCAAAAGGGATTTTCAGCGGTGTTTTGCTGCCACAGGTTGCATCAGAATACGGATGGAATGTAGAAGAATTTTTGAAAAATACCTGCCGAAAAGCCGGGCTTCCTGTTGATGCCTATAAAGCTGCAGATACAAAGGTTTACAGATTCGAGGCACTTGTTTTCTCCGAACAGGATTTGAAGGAATGA
- a CDS encoding 4Fe-4S binding protein: MLPKNSSEIITEFIEQAGFSTGFAEINFPIFFPEYDLRLSASEGIDYLLGAATSGNKSIGFFHSPVYFNLHNFIKSECILITTSLPENLCVPVIFCKDIISLKNKLTTAIRVSEESGLPVILVISESVLFNYCEIDDFEFDSERMAPAIDKKGLSRKISTDNFLENLNIAEALLSASFDNKFSSGDIISLNDVQGTFFDYIVPHIKSPQLESLEKCSEIFISENEERFFKKLCLHFYPLTLNYRTLPEKYEEELAPILCPGCPFAYIFSRLKTEDYLVLTDIQCPSLNRYLSVEIRKADFTIGLARNIKSKMLFIGNISNFKYPLFNIKSNIEIILLKDTDTAVEFYPEIKLHKLQKTGVTLPYSCNNIRKYGKMTINPKKCKCLKKNEPPECIEQSFCPALFRSDDIILINNDLCTGCGLCKNVCPYGAVK, encoded by the coding sequence ATGCTGCCAAAAAACAGTTCTGAAATAATAACAGAGTTTATCGAACAGGCCGGTTTCAGTACAGGTTTTGCTGAAATTAATTTCCCCATATTTTTCCCGGAGTATGACTTAAGGCTTTCAGCTTCTGAAGGTATTGACTATCTTTTGGGTGCTGCCACATCAGGCAACAAAAGTATTGGTTTTTTTCACTCACCGGTCTATTTTAATTTACATAATTTTATTAAAAGCGAATGCATCCTCATAACCACCAGTCTGCCTGAAAACCTTTGTGTTCCGGTAATTTTCTGTAAAGATATTATTTCTCTTAAAAATAAGCTTACTACCGCAATCAGGGTTTCAGAAGAATCCGGGCTCCCTGTTATCCTCGTAATAAGTGAATCCGTTCTTTTTAACTATTGCGAAATCGATGACTTCGAATTTGATAGTGAACGAATGGCCCCTGCCATAGACAAAAAAGGTCTGAGCAGAAAAATTTCTACTGACAATTTTCTGGAAAATCTGAATATTGCTGAAGCACTCCTGTCAGCTTCTTTTGACAACAAATTTTCTTCCGGTGATATAATTTCATTAAACGATGTTCAGGGAACTTTTTTTGACTATATAGTGCCTCATATAAAATCCCCACAGCTGGAATCCCTCGAAAAATGCTCAGAAATTTTTATTTCCGAAAACGAGGAAAGATTTTTCAAAAAACTCTGCCTCCATTTTTACCCTTTGACTTTAAACTACCGGACATTACCGGAGAAATATGAGGAAGAACTTGCACCGATACTTTGCCCCGGCTGCCCTTTTGCTTATATATTTTCACGGCTCAAAACTGAAGACTATCTTGTCCTTACTGACATTCAATGCCCTTCACTGAACAGGTATCTGAGCGTGGAAATAAGAAAGGCTGATTTTACAATTGGATTGGCCCGTAACATCAAAAGCAAGATGCTCTTTATAGGAAATATCAGTAATTTCAAATATCCTTTATTTAACATTAAAAGCAATATTGAAATAATTCTGCTTAAAGATACTGATACAGCTGTGGAATTTTATCCCGAAATAAAACTCCATAAACTCCAAAAAACTGGTGTTACATTACCTTACAGCTGTAATAATATCAGAAAATACGGCAAAATGACCATCAACCCTAAAAAATGCAAGTGCCTTAAAAAAAATGAGCCCCCAGAATGCATTGAACAATCTTTCTGCCCGGCACTTTTCAGAAGCGATGACATAATTTTGATAAATAATGATCTCTGCACAGGATGCGGATTGTGCAAAAACGTGTGTCCTTACGGAGCTGTAAAATGA